One Idiomarina loihiensis L2TR genomic window carries:
- a CDS encoding anthranilate synthase component II produces the protein MTQSARIVLIDNVDSFSYNLVDELRQLGFPLVVYRNQLAAADVIEQLESYSGPQLVCLSPGPGHPANAGNLMEVIRYCGGRIPMLGICLGFQALIEHAGGRVDTCGEIVHGKTAKIDTVPHPVFVSATDNNQCVVARYHSLSGYDLPSTVSIIASLDGPDGSIPMAAEFFGKEENNTNAIGFQFHPESLLTPKGKQLLSNSIQYLLTGAKP, from the coding sequence ATGACTCAGTCAGCTCGTATCGTACTGATAGATAACGTCGACTCGTTCTCGTACAACCTGGTGGATGAGTTGCGCCAGTTAGGCTTTCCACTGGTCGTTTACCGTAACCAGCTGGCCGCAGCCGATGTGATCGAACAGCTGGAAAGTTACAGTGGCCCTCAATTGGTCTGCCTCTCACCCGGCCCCGGGCACCCAGCAAACGCAGGCAACTTAATGGAAGTGATCCGATACTGCGGTGGCCGCATACCCATGCTGGGTATTTGCCTCGGCTTTCAGGCGCTCATTGAACACGCCGGTGGCCGCGTGGATACCTGTGGTGAGATTGTTCATGGTAAAACCGCAAAAATAGACACCGTGCCACACCCGGTGTTTGTCAGCGCGACAGACAACAACCAATGCGTTGTGGCTCGTTACCACTCGCTTAGCGGTTATGACCTGCCCTCCACAGTGAGCATAATTGCCAGTTTGGATGGCCCTGACGGTAGTATTCCTATGGCTGCTGAATTCTTCGGTAAAGAAGAAAACAACACCAATGCCATTGGTTTTCAGTTTCACCCTGAATCGCTTCTAACGCCAAAGGGAAAACAATTACTTAGCAACAGTATTCAGTACTTATTAACAGGAGCAAAGCCATGA